In Phragmites australis chromosome 16, lpPhrAust1.1, whole genome shotgun sequence, one DNA window encodes the following:
- the LOC133895990 gene encoding zinc-finger homeodomain protein 2-like — translation MDFDEHDDGDGDEEMPPIPVSLSYEPQLQPGLGLGGGGTPKPGDSGGGVFRTPGGCGVRGDAGGRTRYRECLKNHAVGIGGHAVDGCGEFMAAGEEGSIDALRCAACGCHRNFHRKESDWPTGAASAEPAALSPAAITAYGAAAHHQFSPYYRTPAGYLYHQHKQLAAAAAAAGHMQRPLALPSTSHSVRDEGDDMSGMIGPMVVAPMVGMSLGSGGPSGSSSGKKRFRTKFTQEQKDRMLAFAERLGWRIQKHDEAAVQQFCEEVCVKRHVLKVWMHNNKHTLGKKPLP, via the coding sequence ATGGACTTCGACGAGCACGAtgacggcgacggcgatgaGGAGATGCCGCCGATTCCAGTGAGCTTGAGCTACGAGCCGCAGCTGCAGCCGGGGCTGGGACTGGGAGGCGGTGGCACGCCGAAGCCGGGGGATTCCGGAGGCGGGGTCTTCAGGACGCCAGGCGGCTGCGGAGTGAGAGGAGATGCTGGTGGGCGCACGAGGTATCGGGAGTGCCTCAAGAACCACGCGGTCGGCATCGGTGGGCACGCGGTGGATGGCTGCGGCGAGTTCATGGCCGCGGGCGAGGAGGGCTCCATCGACGCGCTCCGCTGCGCGGCCTGCGGCTGCCACCGCAACTTCCACCGCAAGGAGTCCGACTGGCCCACGGGCGCCGCGTCCGCCGAGCCCGCCGCGCTGTCCCCGGCCGCCATCACCGCCTACGGCGCCGCGGCGCATCACCAGTTCTCCCCCTACTACCGCACCCCGGCCGGGTACCTCTACCATCAGCACAAGCAGctggcggccgcggccgcggccgccgggcACATGCAGCGGCCGCTCGCACTCCCCTCCACCTCCCACTCTGTCCGCGACGAGGGCGACGACATGTCCGGGATGATCGGCCCCATGGTGGTGGCGCCCATGGTGGGAATGTCCCTCGGCTCGGGCGGCCCGTCCGGCTCCAGCTCCGGCAAGAAGCGGTTCCGCACCAAGTTCACGCAGGAGCAGAAGGACAGGATGCTGGCATTCGCCGAGCGGCTGGGGTGGCGCATCCAGAAGCACGACGAGGCCGCCGTGCAGCAGTTCTGCGAGGAGGTGTGCGTCAAGCGCCACGTGCTCAAGGTCTGGATGCACAACAACAAGCACACCCTCGGCAAGAAGCCATTACCCTGA